DNA from Mycobacterium bourgelatii:
GTCGCCCTTGACTTCGCCGTGGTCGGCGACGGCGTCAAGTGTCTTCTCCGGCATGGTGTTTACCGTTCCGGGAGCGACCAGCTCGGTGACATAGAGGGTGTCGGAGTAATCGGGGTTCTTCACACCGGTCGACGCCCATAGGAGCCGCTGCACCCGTGCGCCGTGAGCCTTGAGCGCCGCAAAGCGCTCCCCGCCCTCGAACACTTCTTGGTAGGCGGCGTAGGCCAGTCGTGCGTTGGCGACGGCCGCCTGGCCGAGCAGCTTGCGTGCTTCCTCGGTGCCGATCTTCTCCAGCCGCTTGTCGATCTCGGTGTCCACCCGGGACACGAAAAACGAGGCCACAGAATGGATCTTGGACAGGTCGTGGCCGGCTTCCTTGGCCCGCTCCAGTCCCTCGAGGTAGGCGCCCATCACCGCGCGGTAACGCTCGACGGAGAAGATCAGCGTGACGTTGACCGAAATGCCTTCTGCCAGAGTCGCGGCAATGGCCGGGATGCCGGCCTCGGTGGCCGGTATCTTGATCAGCAGGTTCGGCCGGTCGACGATCTTCCACAGCTCGACGGCTTGCTGCACGGTCTTTTCGGTGTCGTGCGCCAAGCGCGGGTCAACCTCGATCGACACGCGGCCGTCGACTCCGTCAGACGCTTCCCACTGCGGACGCAGCACGTCGCACGCGTTGCGGACGTCGTCGGTGGTGACGGTACGGATGGTGGCATCGACGTCGGCGCCGCGTTCGGCCAGTTCGGCGACCTGCGCGTCGTAAGTGTCACTGTCCGCCAACGCCTTTTGGAAGATGGACGGGTTCGTGGTCACTCCCACGACGCTCTTGGTGTCGATCAGTTCCTGCAGGTTGCCGGAATTGATCCGGTCGCGTGACAAGTCATCGAGCCATACGGACACCCCGGCCGCGCTCAACGCGGCGAGGTTGGAATTCTGCGTCATCTTGAATCACCTTTTCTCAATTATCGACGACTTCTTCCGCGGCGGCAGCGACGGCTTCAGCCGTGAAGCCGTACTCGCGGAACAATGTCTTGTAATCGGCGGATTCGCCGTAGTGCTCAATCGAGACGATCTTTCCGGTGTCACCGACGAGCTTGTGCCACGATTGCGCGACGCCGGCCTCGACCGCGACGCGCGCCGATACCGACGGCGGCAGCACACTGTCGCGGTACTCGACGGGCTGGGACTCGAACCACTCGACGCACGGCATGGAAACGACCCGCGCGACGATGTCCTTGTCCGCCAACAACTTCTGCGCCTCGACCGCGAGCTGCACCTCGGAGCCGGTGGCGATCAACACGACGTCCGGTTCCTCGTCGTCT
Protein-coding regions in this window:
- the tal gene encoding transaldolase yields the protein MTQNSNLAALSAAGVSVWLDDLSRDRINSGNLQELIDTKSVVGVTTNPSIFQKALADSDTYDAQVAELAERGADVDATIRTVTTDDVRNACDVLRPQWEASDGVDGRVSIEVDPRLAHDTEKTVQQAVELWKIVDRPNLLIKIPATEAGIPAIAATLAEGISVNVTLIFSVERYRAVMGAYLEGLERAKEAGHDLSKIHSVASFFVSRVDTEIDKRLEKIGTEEARKLLGQAAVANARLAYAAYQEVFEGGERFAALKAHGARVQRLLWASTGVKNPDYSDTLYVTELVAPGTVNTMPEKTLDAVADHGEVKGDTVSGTASDAQQVFDKLQAIGIDLDDVFIVLENEGVEKFEQSWNELLKETQAQLDSADK